The following is a genomic window from Amycolatopsis australiensis.
GATCGAGCACGACGCGGAAGCCGCGAGGCAGGGGAGTGGTCACGGCGCGGGCCTTCCGTGGGCGGGGGTCGAGGCGGCGCGGGCGGCTTGGGTGTGCGGGGGAGTGGTCACAGCGCGGGCCCTCGGTGAGCGGGGGCCGAGGCGGCTTGGGTGTGCACGGTCTGGCCTCAGCGCGGGCCCTCGGTGAGCGGGGGCCGAGGCGGCTCGGGTGTGCACGGGCCTGGTCACAGCGCGAGCCCTCCGTCGACCGGGATGACCGCACCCGTCGTCGCGCCGGCGGCCGGGTCCGCCAGGAACGCCAGCACCTGCGCGATCTCCGCCGGGTCCAGCAGCCTTCCGACCGGCTGCTGCGCCGCGAAGTCCCGCGCGCCCGCCAGGCCGTACAGCCGCGCGCTCTCCGTCAGGATCGGCGTGTCGGTCGATCCCGGGCTGACCGCGTTCGCCGTCACGCCGGAGTCGCCCAGTTCGCTGCCCAGCGCCCGCACCAGCCCCGCCACGCCGGCTTTCGCCGCGCAGTACGCGGCCAGCATCGGCAGCCCGCGCGTCGCCGCGGCCGAGGCGACCGCGAGGAACCGGCCCGATCTCGGGACCGGCCGCCGCAGCATCGCCGGGATCGCCGCCCGCGCCAGGTTGAGCACTCCGCGCAGGTCCACGTCGAGGACGGCGTCCTCCTGCCCGGGCGGCACCTCCCACAGCGGCACGCCCCCGGCGATGACCCCGGCGGCCGCGACCGCGACGTCGAGCCCGCCCCAGCGGCGTTCGGCTTCCGCGACCGCCGCGGTCAGGGCCGCGCGGTCGCGGACGTCGGCGACGAACGCCTCGACCCCCGCCTGCCCGGCGACGGCCGCCAGCTCGGCCGCGCTGCCCATCGGGTACGGCAGCGCGGGATCGTCGGCGGCGACGTCGACCGCCAGCACCGCGTACCCCTGACCGGCCAGGCGCCGGACGGTCGCGGCGCCGATCCCGCGGGCCGCGCCGGTCACCAGCGCGACGCGCGGCGTCATGCCCAACCGTCCACATGGGACACCAGCTGCGCGGTCAGCTCGTCGAGCAACGCCTGCCCTTCCCGCGCGGTCGCCGTCGTCGGATCGCCGAGCACGCCCGTCCGGGTCACCGCGCGCACGCCGCCGTCACGCAGCAACGGCAGCACTTCACGCAGCGGACGCCGGTCCCCCGGCGCCGCCCGGTCCATCCGCACGCCGCCGGGCCGCAACGCCAGCTGCAGCGCGGTTTCCGGCCGCCCGGCGTGCGGATCGCCGTGCCAGCGCGGGTGGAAGACCTCGACGTCGCGCGATTCCGCCCGCAGCCGCGCGACGGCCCGGGTGACCGGTGCCGCGTTGCCGCCGTGCGCGGAGACGAACAGCAGCCGCGGGAACGTCTCCGCCGCGGACCGGCCCAGCTCCACCAGCAGCAGCTCGGTCGCTTCTTGCCCGATCGACAGCGTCCCGGCGAATCCCGCGTGCTCGCCGCTGGAGCCGTACACCACCGGCGGTGCCACCAGCACGCCGGGACGCTTGCCCGCCAGCCGGTCGCACAACGCGAGGGCGATGTCGGTGTCGGTCGAGAGCGGCAGGTGCGGGCCGTGCTGCTCGGTCGCCCCGACCGGCACGGCCAGTATCGCGCCGGCCGCAGCACGCTCGGCGACGTCCGGCCAGGTCAGGTCGGCCAGCCGCATGTCAGGGCCGGAACCCGGCGAGGGGGTTCTCGTCGCAGGCGCGCTCCGGCGGACGGCGCATCCCGATGGTCACCGGGACCGGACGGCGGTGGCTGTGGTCGAGCGACGGCTTCGGGACGGCGGTGACACCGGCCAGCGCGCGTTCGCCGTGGCCGCGGACGCATTCCGGATCGGGGCCGTCGAGCGGGAGGCCGGTGAAGAACTTCGCGGCCATGCAGCCGCCGCGGCAGGCGTCGAACGCCGAACACGACGTGCACGCCCCGCCGCTCTGCGGGCCGCGCAGCTCGGTGAACAGCGCGGATTCGCGCCACACCCGGGTGAATCCGCCGCCGTCGCGGACGTTGCCGGCGAGGAAGGTGTCGTGGATGGCGAACGGGCAGGCGTAGACGTCGCCGACCGGGTCGACCAGGCACACGACGCGTCCGGCGCCGCACAGGTTGAGCCCGGGCAGGCCGCCGTCGCCGTAGCCGGCGAGGTGGAAGAACGAGTCGCCGGTCAGGACGTTTTCGCCGTGCGCGACCAGCCAGTCGTACAGCTCCCGCTGCTGGGTGGCGGTCGGGTGCAGCTCGTCCCAGGTGTCGGCGCCGCGGCCCGACGGGCGCAACCGGGTGATCCGCAGCTGGGCGCCGTACCGGTCGGCGATCGCCTGGAACGCGTCGAGCTGGCCGACGTTGTGCCGGGTCAGCACCACGGAGATCTTGAAGTTCCCGAAGCCCGCGTCGGAAAGGTGGGTCATGGCGCGGATCGCGGTGGCGTACGAGCCGGGACCGCGGACGTGGTCGTTGACCTCCGCGGTGGCGCCGTCGAGGGAGATCTGCACGTCGACGTAGTCGCTCGCGGCCAGCCGTTTCGCGGCATCCTCGGTGATCTTGACACCGTTGGTGGAGAACTTGACCCCGACGTGGTGCTCGGTGGCGTAGCCCACGAGTTCCCAGAAGTCCGGGCGGACGGTCGGTTCGCCGCCGCCGATGTTGACGTAGAAGACCTGCATGCGCTCGAACTCGTCGATCAGCGCCCGGCATTCCGCAGTGGACAGTTCGCGCGGGTCGCGGCGGCCGGAGGAGGAAAGGCAGTGCACGCAGGAGAGATTGCAGGCGTAGGTCAGTTCCCAGGTGAGGCAGATGGGGGCGTCGAGCCCGTACTGGAATTCGTCCACAAGGGACATCAGCGGCTCCTCGGGCGGATCGTCCGCGACGCGGCCAGCGCGGCGAGGGCGGTGCGGTAGCGGGGCAGCTCGGCCGGGGTGACCCCGGCGGCGGCGCAGGCCGCGCGGGCGGTCGGCTGCCCGGTCAGTCCCCGGACCACGGCGAGCATGGTCCGGTTCTTCAGAAACGACAGCCGGCGGGTGCCGAAGTGGTAGAGCAGGGCGCCGAACCGCTCCGGCCGGATGGACACCCGGTCGTCCAGTTCCCAGGCGCCGTCGAGGTCGAACTCCGCCGGGGTGTCCTCAGTAGACACCGCACATGCCGTCGATCGACACTTCTTCGACCAGGAGCTCCTCGGCCAGGGCTTCGTCCGGTTCGGTGGTCTGCGGGTTCTCGCTCATCCTGGCTCCTTTGGCAGAGATGATTTTGACACCGAGTGTCGAATACCGGGGAGAGTAATGTCACCGCGTGTCGGCAAGCAAGGTCCGCGACGAAAAGGCACCCGGATGACCGATGGCACGCTCGCCCGGCCCGCGAACCGCCGCGGCCGCCCGCCGGGCACGAGCGCACGGGAACTGGAGGTCGCGGCGCTGCGGCTGTTCACCGAACAGGGGTTCCACGAGACGACGGTCGACCAGATCGCCGCCGCGGCCGGGGTCAGCAGGCGCACGTTCTTCCGGTACTACGACGCGAAGGCGGACGTCCTCTGGAACGAGTTCGACACCGAGGTCGCGACGATCCGCACGCTGCTCGCCGGGATGCCGCCGGACCTGCCGGTGCTGGAGGCGGTGCGCCGGGCGGTGCTGGCGGCCAACCACTACCGCGCCGAAGACGTGCCGGAGCTGCGGACCCGGATGACGCTGCTGAGCTCGGTGCCGGAGCTGGCCGCGAGCGCGGCGGTCCACTACGACGCGTGGGAACGGGCGGTCAGCGCGTATGTCGCCCGCCGGTCCGGCCAGCCGGAGGACTCGCTGTACCCGCTGGTGGTGGGCCGCGCGGTACTGGCGGCCTGCCGGGCGGCGTACGACCGGTGGTCCGCGCGGGCGGACGCCGACCTGGTGGTGTACCTGGACGCGGCGTTGCGCGCGCTGGCGGCGGGGCTGGCCGACGACGTGCTCGGCCCGGAGCCGGACCCGGTGCGGACCTGACGGTTCCCGCCTGACCGGTGGTGTCCTCGGGGAACGCCGGGCGGTTGTGCGGGGAGGTCGGGGCTTGGGCGGCCGGACGGGACGCGCGCTGATCGTCCGGGAGTGCCGGGCGGGCCATGTTCGGCTGGGGCCGGGCTCGGGCTGCCTCGTCCTCGGCGAGCGCCGGAGCGAGGCGCGGCCCGCTCGCCATCCTCGCCACCAGCCCGTGTTGCCGTGCGCGCCGACTTGTTCTAGTATTTCTAGAACAATGTTGCTACGACTGGATGACCGGGATCCCGCACCGCTGCACGAAAAGATCGCGTCGGCCCTGCGGCGCGCCCTCGCGACCGGGGAAGTCGCGGTGGGCGAACGGCTGCCCGCCGCGCGGGAGCTGGCCGCCTCGCTCGGGGTCAACATGCACACCGTGCTGCGCGCCTACGCCCAGCTCGCCGACGAGGGGCTCGTCGCCATGCGGCGGGGGCGCGGTGTGACCGTGCTGGCCGCCGGGCCCGACCGGGCCGAGCTGCACCACCGGATCCGGGCGCTGCTCGACGAGGCGCGGCGGCTGGGGATCGGGCGCGAGGAGCTGGTCGCCATGATCGGGGAGGTTCGATGAAGCCCGCTGTCCTGCGCTACGGCGTTCCGGCGGTGATCATGCTCGGCGTGGTCGTGCCGGCGCTCGTCCTGGCGCCCCGGCTGCCCGACCCGATCGCCGTGCACTGGGGGTGGGGCGGCGTGCCCAATGCTCACGCGCCGTGGTGGCTGGTCACCGGCGGCGCGGCCGTGTTCTGGGGCGCCGCGTGGATCGCCGTGGCCCGGAGCGTCTCGGCGGCTTCGGGCGTCTACGCCCTCGGCGGCATCCTGCTGGCCGCGCATTCGGTGGGGCTGTGGGCCAACGTCGACGTCACGTCGTGGGACCACGCGCGTCCCGTCGGCTGGCTGCTCGCGCTGGGCATCCTCGCCGTGGGGCTGGTGGCCGGCGCCGCCGGATGGGTGCTGGCGCCACCGAGGCCGGCCGACGCCGAGCGTGGTGCGGCGCCGTCCTTCGGGCTCGGCGCGGACGAGCAAGCGG
Proteins encoded in this region:
- a CDS encoding DUF1648 domain-containing protein, whose amino-acid sequence is MKPAVLRYGVPAVIMLGVVVPALVLAPRLPDPIAVHWGWGGVPNAHAPWWLVTGGAAVFWGAAWIAVARSVSAASGVYALGGILLAAHSVGLWANVDVTSWDHARPVGWLLALGILAVGLVAGAAGWVLAPPRPADAERGAAPSFGLGADEQAVWSGTAHNLAMVVAAPVAAAAAAVLGSADVWRIGLLVSVVALVFSTVRVLVGPSGVRVRVGLLGWPRRTLAYDEIAEARADRIVPLAYGGWGWRRRPGRSAIVVRAGEGLVLHLRSGGRFVVTVDAAETAAGLVNDYVSRHRSPAS
- a CDS encoding GntR family transcriptional regulator, which produces MLLRLDDRDPAPLHEKIASALRRALATGEVAVGERLPAARELAASLGVNMHTVLRAYAQLADEGLVAMRRGRGVTVLAAGPDRAELHHRIRALLDEARRLGIGREELVAMIGEVR
- the mftE gene encoding mycofactocin biosynthesis peptidyl-dipeptidase MftE — encoded protein: MRLADLTWPDVAERAAAGAILAVPVGATEQHGPHLPLSTDTDIALALCDRLAGKRPGVLVAPPVVYGSSGEHAGFAGTLSIGQEATELLLVELGRSAAETFPRLLFVSAHGGNAAPVTRAVARLRAESRDVEVFHPRWHGDPHAGRPETALQLALRPGGVRMDRAAPGDRRPLREVLPLLRDGGVRAVTRTGVLGDPTTATAREGQALLDELTAQLVSHVDGWA
- the mftA gene encoding mycofactocin precursor MftA (Mycofactocin is a small molecule electron carrier derived from the final two amino acids, Val-Tyr, of MftA, the mycofactocin precursor. It plays a role in redox homeostasis and the metabolism of alcohols and aldehydes in Actinobacteria, including Mycobacterium tuberculosis.) produces the protein MSENPQTTEPDEALAEELLVEEVSIDGMCGVY
- the mftC gene encoding mycofactocin radical SAM maturase (MftC is a radical SAM/SPASM enzyme that catalyzes the first two steps in biosynthesis of the electron carrier mycofactocin from the terminal Val-Tyr dipeptide of the precursor peptide MftA.) produces the protein MSLVDEFQYGLDAPICLTWELTYACNLSCVHCLSSSGRRDPRELSTAECRALIDEFERMQVFYVNIGGGEPTVRPDFWELVGYATEHHVGVKFSTNGVKITEDAAKRLAASDYVDVQISLDGATAEVNDHVRGPGSYATAIRAMTHLSDAGFGNFKISVVLTRHNVGQLDAFQAIADRYGAQLRITRLRPSGRGADTWDELHPTATQQRELYDWLVAHGENVLTGDSFFHLAGYGDGGLPGLNLCGAGRVVCLVDPVGDVYACPFAIHDTFLAGNVRDGGGFTRVWRESALFTELRGPQSGGACTSCSAFDACRGGCMAAKFFTGLPLDGPDPECVRGHGERALAGVTAVPKPSLDHSHRRPVPVTIGMRRPPERACDENPLAGFRP
- the mftB gene encoding mycofactocin biosynthesis chaperone MftB (MftB, a small protein, is a peptide chaperone that assists the radical SAM enzyme MftC in performing two modifications to the C-terminal Val-Tyr dipeptide of the mycofactocin precursor peptide, MftA. MftB's role is analogous to the role of PqqD in the biosynthesis of PQQ, a cofactor that derives entirely from a Tyr and a Glu in the precursor PqqA.) is translated as MSTEDTPAEFDLDGAWELDDRVSIRPERFGALLYHFGTRRLSFLKNRTMLAVVRGLTGQPTARAACAAAGVTPAELPRYRTALAALAASRTIRPRSR
- the mftR gene encoding mycofactocin system transcriptional regulator (MftR, the mycofactocin system transcriptional regulator, is an uncharacterized TetR family DNA-binding transcription factor. Its role is inferred by context. It occurs as part of the biosynthesis locus for mycofactocin, a partially characterized electron carrier derived from the terminal Val-Tyr dipeptide of the precursor peptide MftA, through a radical SAM enzyme-mediated process.); amino-acid sequence: MTDGTLARPANRRGRPPGTSARELEVAALRLFTEQGFHETTVDQIAAAAGVSRRTFFRYYDAKADVLWNEFDTEVATIRTLLAGMPPDLPVLEAVRRAVLAANHYRAEDVPELRTRMTLLSSVPELAASAAVHYDAWERAVSAYVARRSGQPEDSLYPLVVGRAVLAACRAAYDRWSARADADLVVYLDAALRALAAGLADDVLGPEPDPVRT
- a CDS encoding mycofactocin-coupled SDR family oxidoreductase, coding for MTPRVALVTGAARGIGAATVRRLAGQGYAVLAVDVAADDPALPYPMGSAAELAAVAGQAGVEAFVADVRDRAALTAAVAEAERRWGGLDVAVAAAGVIAGGVPLWEVPPGQEDAVLDVDLRGVLNLARAAIPAMLRRPVPRSGRFLAVASAAATRGLPMLAAYCAAKAGVAGLVRALGSELGDSGVTANAVSPGSTDTPILTESARLYGLAGARDFAAQQPVGRLLDPAEIAQVLAFLADPAAGATTGAVIPVDGGLAL